In Microbacterium lushaniae, the following are encoded in one genomic region:
- a CDS encoding MFS transporter: MYISLTNTPAPDGDPAEGDAPAPGAPRPAGLRTVSSTVITLGVVSLLTDISSESVSAILPLYVTGVLGLSTIAFGVLDGLYQGVSALVRIAGGYTSDRIDQPKWVAFVGYALAAVARVGLLFGSGFAALTAVITADRIGKGIRTAPRDSLITATSDPEKLGTAFGVHRMLDNIGAALGPLIAFVILLVIPDGYLTVFAASLAFATIGVVILALVVPNVRTRRRETRPAGGPRPKRERFAWSVITRGPIRRVLAAAGILGLMTIGDGFIYLVLQARSDFAAQWFPLLYVGTNVAFLAFALPLGKLADRIGRARVFVLGHLALLATYVVAALPVADIAATILCLVFLGAFYAATDGVLAALAAQLTTPETRGTGIAAAQTFVAIARFISAAGFGLLWFAIGREASMLVVAGVLVIAIPCVAILLRPLLASPKAMRA, from the coding sequence ATGTACATCTCGCTCACCAACACGCCCGCGCCCGACGGGGATCCCGCCGAGGGCGACGCGCCTGCGCCGGGAGCCCCGCGTCCAGCGGGCCTGCGCACGGTGTCGTCGACCGTCATCACCCTGGGCGTCGTGTCGCTGCTCACCGACATCTCGTCCGAGTCGGTCTCGGCGATCCTCCCGCTCTACGTCACCGGGGTCCTGGGGCTCTCGACGATCGCGTTCGGCGTGCTGGACGGCCTGTATCAGGGCGTCAGCGCGCTCGTGCGCATCGCGGGCGGCTACACCTCCGACCGCATCGACCAGCCCAAATGGGTGGCCTTCGTCGGTTACGCCCTCGCCGCCGTCGCCCGCGTCGGGCTCCTCTTCGGCTCGGGGTTCGCAGCGCTCACCGCCGTCATCACCGCCGACCGCATCGGCAAGGGCATCCGCACCGCCCCGCGCGACTCTCTCATCACCGCCACGAGCGATCCGGAGAAACTGGGTACGGCGTTCGGCGTCCACCGGATGCTGGACAACATCGGCGCCGCGCTCGGACCGCTCATCGCGTTCGTGATCCTGCTGGTGATCCCCGACGGCTACCTGACGGTGTTCGCCGCGTCGCTGGCCTTCGCGACCATCGGGGTCGTCATCCTCGCCCTCGTCGTTCCGAACGTCCGCACCCGCCGCCGCGAGACGCGGCCCGCGGGCGGGCCGCGTCCGAAGCGCGAGCGTTTCGCATGGTCGGTGATCACGCGCGGTCCGATTCGTCGCGTCCTGGCCGCGGCAGGCATCCTCGGCCTCATGACGATCGGCGACGGGTTCATCTACCTCGTGCTGCAGGCGCGCAGCGACTTCGCCGCGCAGTGGTTCCCGCTGCTCTATGTCGGAACCAACGTGGCGTTCCTGGCCTTTGCCCTCCCGCTGGGCAAGCTGGCCGACCGGATCGGCCGCGCTCGCGTCTTCGTGCTCGGCCACCTCGCACTCCTCGCGACGTACGTCGTGGCCGCCCTGCCGGTGGCCGACATCGCCGCCACCATCCTGTGCCTGGTGTTCCTCGGCGCCTTCTACGCCGCGACCGATGGAGTGCTCGCGGCGCTGGCCGCGCAACTGACGACGCCGGAGACCCGTGGCACGGGCATCGCGGCCGCGCAGACGTTCGTGGCGATCGCCCGCTTCATCTCCGCGGCGGGATTCGGCCTGCTGTGGTTCGCCATCGGCCGGGAGGCCTCGATGCTGGTGGTCGCGGGAGTCCTCGTGATCGCGATCCCCTGCGTGGCCATCCTGCTGCGGCCTCTCCTCGCCTCGCCGAAAGCGATGAGGGCGTGA
- a CDS encoding VanZ family protein, with amino-acid sequence MRASRVPAGRTGAVTRRVPWALIGVAVYVAAALTILLSPVSPERLVAEATAWLRDGVGLAAVRQGWVEFGANVALFTPLGALVTLAFRRPGVGIAAALILSAGAEIVQLALPGRTASARDILANVAGATVGALVVAVVRAARRHEKSMRSRGKQGHRWYGRRRGVQRTLSSHGAPRND; translated from the coding sequence GTGCGGGCATCCAGGGTGCCCGCCGGCCGCACGGGCGCTGTCACGCGGCGCGTGCCCTGGGCGCTCATCGGCGTGGCGGTGTACGTCGCGGCCGCTCTCACGATCCTGCTGTCTCCCGTCTCGCCCGAGCGGCTCGTGGCGGAGGCCACAGCATGGCTGCGTGACGGCGTCGGGCTCGCGGCGGTGCGGCAGGGATGGGTCGAATTCGGCGCGAACGTCGCGCTGTTCACGCCACTGGGTGCTCTGGTGACCCTCGCGTTCCGCCGTCCCGGAGTGGGCATCGCGGCCGCCCTCATCCTCTCGGCGGGAGCGGAGATCGTACAGCTCGCCCTCCCCGGCCGCACCGCGAGCGCACGTGACATCCTCGCCAATGTCGCCGGCGCGACCGTCGGCGCCCTCGTGGTGGCGGTGGTCCGGGCGGCGCGCCGACATGAGAAGAGCATGAGATCTCGGGGAAAGCAGGGTCATCGCTGGTACGGTCGGCGCAGGGGCGTTCAACGCACGTTGTCGAGCCATGGAGCGCCCCGTAATGACTAA